From Bacillus basilensis, a single genomic window includes:
- a CDS encoding MFS transporter has product MKTTDSKGLLGNRVYLQVFSAYSLLMLGVFIDMLAIMTIVGFEWEVDPTMIGLIPVAYALPGIIFGSWAGVIADRFRKIPIMMFCNLMVGLITIALLFVQNIHWLLVALMIRSIFIVFYYPAQQTLTRQIVSPDLLTKAVSINGIVEQGTKIVGPLIGGMLLSWFQPEFCLIIRAISCLLATLVLIPTIKFKETISKELVEKQKQSTWAAWVQGWGYVLSNRIILSTMIFVTIAMAVLQLVDSQFPTLFKSLFPHDKSKMGYIISIIGLGGILGALLTQKLKQFQYGWVVCGGMVLMGIGFGGIGLITPGTVFVLAYLISFIAGIGSGLMLVSNQVILQIESDQDQVGRVFGIQSSLTNAVLIISPAMSGPLVHLFGVTQLYVYGGIGLVVIGVIGVSLQKYLWAKHKHEPIRANNF; this is encoded by the coding sequence ATGAAAACTACCGATTCAAAAGGCCTATTAGGAAATAGGGTTTATTTACAAGTTTTCTCTGCCTATTCATTGCTTATGCTTGGTGTTTTTATTGATATGTTAGCGATTATGACTATAGTTGGGTTTGAATGGGAAGTAGATCCTACTATGATTGGATTGATCCCTGTTGCATATGCACTTCCTGGAATTATTTTTGGCTCATGGGCAGGTGTTATTGCAGATCGTTTTAGAAAAATTCCAATTATGATGTTCTGTAATTTGATGGTTGGTTTAATAACAATTGCTCTTTTATTTGTACAAAATATCCACTGGCTCTTAGTGGCATTAATGATTCGTTCCATTTTTATTGTTTTCTATTATCCTGCACAACAAACACTAACAAGACAGATTGTATCCCCAGATTTGCTTACTAAAGCAGTAAGTATCAACGGAATAGTAGAGCAGGGTACCAAGATAGTAGGCCCACTTATAGGGGGCATGTTGCTGAGTTGGTTTCAGCCAGAGTTCTGCCTCATTATAAGAGCTATAAGTTGTTTATTAGCTACGTTAGTTCTGATACCCACAATAAAATTCAAAGAAACTATATCGAAAGAACTTGTTGAAAAGCAAAAGCAAAGCACTTGGGCCGCTTGGGTACAAGGGTGGGGCTATGTGTTATCTAATCGGATAATATTATCAACTATGATTTTCGTTACAATAGCCATGGCAGTATTACAATTAGTAGACTCACAATTCCCGACTTTATTTAAGAGCTTATTCCCACATGATAAAAGTAAAATGGGATATATCATTTCTATTATTGGTCTTGGCGGAATACTTGGTGCATTACTAACTCAGAAATTAAAACAATTTCAATATGGTTGGGTAGTATGTGGAGGCATGGTTTTAATGGGAATTGGTTTTGGGGGGATTGGTTTGATAACGCCCGGTACGGTCTTCGTTTTGGCCTATCTGATTAGTTTTATCGCTGGTATTGGAAGTGGGCTGATGCTTGTATCTAATCAAGTCATTTTACAAATAGAATCTGATCAAGATCAAGTAGGAAGAGTATTTGGTATTCAAAGCAGTTTAACAAACGCAGTTCTAATTATTTCTCCTGCTATGAGTGGTCCATTAGTGCATTTGTTTGGAGTAACTCAACTCTATGTTTATGGCGGGATTGGGCTTGTTGTCATTGGAGTAATTGGAGTTTCACTGCAGAAATATTTATGGGCTAAACATAAACACGAACCTATAAGAGCAAATAATTTTTGA
- a CDS encoding non-ribosomal peptide synthetase has product MTNEECFPLSHPQRRIWYTEVIHSDKGICNLRFLFKLHRKMNYSKLNQVVNRVISENDGLCIRLKENGHQEPKQYFIKHEEQEFEFFDFSNVENSDLLEEWIEQKTKERFTLLNSNLYYFALIKLNDNECAVFGNVHHIIMDGLSIQIFTEQIAKYYYEMHNETEEGEIKNSYVQFLANEQTYLNSSRFQKDQKFWLEEFKTLPSVTGLKPYNTYQVSTKASRETFILSEHLKRKIELFSQNYKFSLYTLFVAAFSLSMYRWTSSLDIALGMAYGNRMTKMERKLIGMMVSTVPLRMDIDPEEEVLSFIGRVSRKQSKSLRHQKYPFDLLLKQINKENNSNVRLFGTTIDYRDRDESGDSLWIANREEVQDFAVHIENLIDIDSLHVHIDYREELFSKEEIKRFFNVMLAIMENTFENPKQKVAEIEIISDEDKRKSLVEFNNPKLDFPPRETLHELFERQAMIYPNAIAVTYEKEKVTYKELNERANQLAHYLQKKGIGPDTLVGLCVERSLEMIVGILGILKAGGAYVPLDPTYPEQRFQYILEDASIQLFVTQESLKELKWLPENVESICLYRDQEEIGKESKTLPVSDVNSQNLAYVIYTSGSTGNPKGVMIEHHNVIRLFKSTDCWYQFNEKDTWTLFHSYAFDFSVWEIWGALLYGGKLVVVPYWISRSPKDFYQLLVEEEVTVLNQTPSAFRQLIRVCEHEDKNKNLQLRYVIFGGEALEPISLLPWFQRYGDKEPQLINMYGITETTVHVTYYPITLDDVHHASRSNIGKRIPDLEVYILDAYQQPVPIGVDGELYIGGAGLARGYLNRPELTAERFISHPFSSDPKARLYRTGDLARYLPDGNLDYRGRIDHQVKIRGFRIEIGEIESTLNAYASIKEAVVIVREDQPGDKRLVAYVVGDGNVGAWREYLKAKLPSYMVPSGYVKMEAIPLTANGKVDREALPMPEEKQINSECVGPRNSNEQILATIWKQVLGIKKVGIYDNFFEIGGDSILSIQIISQASQVGLKLTPKQMFECPTIAELAQVAIETQEVQAEQGIVTGDVPLTPIQYWFFEQEHPHPEHWNQSMLLRVKERLDVKLLEGAILNLIKHHDALRFRYEQLPNGTWRQRNEGTDELSVLHVVKRNKVNEKEWNKIIQEEMNINQDSFNLVTGPLMRVVYFEDNLTGNDRIFWVIHHLVVDGVSWRILLEDLQVVYNQMKQGQGIRLPAKSTSFKEWSERLQTYSDSGISKEVQGYWNEQVEKETMTIPMDYPIQETTEESIDQVTRTLGIEETHALLHEVPVTHKTRIDEVLLTALGQAIVDFTSQQTVSIHLEGHGREEMIEGIDLSRTVGWFTSIYPVHLNFQGTQTPIEGLKAVKEQLRRIPNRGVDYGILRYLNKGLIPVYQQKPSISFNYLGQFDQVFSMESLFMQETGFTFLDHAPDSKPSHLIDVIGMVKDEKLHFVWMYSREQFSKLKIQVIADGMLRHLHQLINKPITESAFTVSDFADAEDLTEESLSRVLLKLTKKRV; this is encoded by the coding sequence ATGACCAATGAGGAATGTTTTCCATTAAGTCACCCGCAGCGAAGAATATGGTATACAGAAGTTATTCATTCTGATAAAGGGATATGTAATTTAAGATTTTTATTTAAACTTCATCGAAAAATGAATTATTCAAAATTAAACCAAGTTGTGAATCGTGTTATCAGTGAAAATGACGGTCTGTGCATTAGATTAAAAGAAAATGGGCATCAGGAACCTAAACAATATTTTATTAAACATGAAGAACAAGAATTTGAGTTTTTCGATTTCAGTAATGTGGAGAATTCAGATTTGCTTGAGGAATGGATTGAGCAGAAAACAAAAGAAAGGTTTACATTACTTAATTCAAATTTATACTATTTCGCTTTAATAAAATTAAACGATAATGAATGTGCAGTCTTTGGAAATGTTCATCATATTATCATGGATGGTTTATCAATTCAAATATTTACTGAGCAGATTGCAAAATATTATTATGAAATGCATAACGAGACTGAGGAAGGCGAAATTAAAAATTCATATGTTCAATTTCTAGCCAATGAACAAACATACTTGAATAGTAGTCGCTTTCAAAAAGATCAAAAATTCTGGTTAGAGGAATTTAAAACACTTCCATCTGTAACCGGATTGAAACCCTATAATACGTACCAAGTTAGTACCAAAGCATCACGCGAGACGTTTATATTATCGGAGCATTTGAAGAGGAAAATAGAGTTATTTTCCCAAAATTACAAATTTAGTTTATATACTCTTTTTGTCGCTGCTTTCTCGTTGTCCATGTATCGGTGGACTTCATCGCTTGATATTGCATTAGGAATGGCTTACGGCAACCGTATGACTAAAATGGAACGAAAATTGATTGGAATGATGGTGAGTACAGTTCCTTTAAGAATGGATATTGATCCAGAAGAAGAAGTGCTTTCATTTATTGGTAGGGTGTCCAGAAAACAAAGTAAATCATTAAGACATCAGAAATATCCATTTGATTTATTATTAAAGCAGATTAATAAAGAGAATAACAGCAATGTGAGACTTTTCGGAACTACGATTGATTATAGGGATCGTGATGAAAGTGGTGACTCACTATGGATCGCAAACCGTGAAGAGGTACAAGATTTTGCAGTGCATATTGAAAATCTAATTGATATAGACTCTTTACATGTACATATTGATTATCGTGAGGAGCTATTTTCTAAGGAAGAGATAAAACGCTTTTTTAACGTTATGTTAGCGATAATGGAAAACACTTTTGAAAACCCAAAGCAGAAGGTAGCTGAAATCGAAATTATTTCTGATGAAGATAAAAGAAAAAGTTTAGTTGAGTTCAACAATCCTAAGCTGGATTTCCCACCTCGGGAAACTCTTCATGAATTGTTCGAACGACAAGCAATGATTTATCCAAACGCTATTGCAGTTACGTATGAAAAAGAAAAAGTTACTTATAAGGAGCTTAATGAACGTGCAAATCAGTTAGCTCATTATCTGCAGAAAAAGGGAATAGGACCTGATACTTTAGTTGGACTGTGTGTTGAACGTTCTCTCGAAATGATTGTAGGTATTTTAGGGATTTTGAAGGCTGGTGGGGCTTATGTTCCACTTGATCCAACATATCCAGAGCAGCGATTTCAATATATTTTAGAGGATGCTAGCATTCAGTTATTCGTAACGCAAGAAAGTTTAAAAGAATTGAAATGGTTACCAGAAAATGTTGAATCGATTTGCCTGTATCGTGATCAAGAAGAGATTGGGAAAGAAAGTAAGACCTTGCCGGTTTCTGATGTGAATTCCCAAAATCTAGCTTACGTAATCTATACTTCGGGATCAACAGGGAATCCAAAGGGCGTTATGATAGAGCATCACAATGTCATTCGGTTATTTAAATCGACGGATTGTTGGTATCAGTTTAATGAAAAAGATACTTGGACGCTTTTTCATTCTTATGCATTTGATTTCTCAGTATGGGAAATTTGGGGAGCATTATTATATGGTGGAAAATTAGTTGTTGTTCCGTACTGGATTAGTCGATCGCCAAAAGATTTTTATCAATTATTGGTGGAGGAAGAAGTCACAGTTCTAAATCAGACACCTTCCGCATTTCGACAATTAATACGAGTGTGTGAACATGAAGATAAGAATAAAAACTTGCAGCTGCGTTATGTGATATTTGGCGGAGAAGCGTTAGAACCCATTAGCTTGTTACCGTGGTTTCAAAGATATGGGGATAAAGAACCACAGCTAATTAACATGTATGGAATTACAGAAACTACAGTTCATGTTACGTATTATCCAATTACTCTAGATGATGTGCATCATGCTTCGAGAAGTAATATCGGAAAACGGATTCCAGATTTAGAAGTGTATATATTAGATGCTTATCAACAACCTGTTCCTATAGGTGTAGATGGGGAGCTTTATATTGGCGGGGCAGGGCTTGCGCGTGGGTATTTAAATAGACCTGAATTAACAGCAGAGCGCTTTATATCTCATCCATTTAGTAGTGATCCGAAAGCAAGATTATACCGGACAGGAGACTTAGCGAGGTATTTGCCAGATGGTAATCTGGATTATCGTGGAAGAATTGATCATCAGGTTAAAATACGTGGTTTCCGAATTGAGATTGGGGAGATTGAGTCTACTTTAAATGCATATGCATCTATAAAAGAGGCAGTTGTAATTGTAAGAGAAGATCAACCGGGTGATAAACGATTAGTAGCTTATGTTGTAGGAGATGGAAATGTAGGTGCGTGGAGAGAGTATCTTAAAGCGAAACTACCGAGCTATATGGTACCTTCAGGATACGTGAAGATGGAAGCCATTCCACTTACAGCTAACGGCAAAGTTGATCGTGAGGCCTTACCTATGCCAGAGGAAAAGCAGATTAATAGTGAATGTGTTGGCCCTCGGAATAGTAATGAACAGATACTGGCTACAATTTGGAAGCAAGTATTAGGTATTAAAAAGGTGGGAATCTATGATAATTTCTTTGAAATTGGTGGCGACTCGATTCTCAGTATTCAAATCATATCTCAAGCAAGTCAAGTAGGGTTAAAACTTACTCCAAAGCAAATGTTTGAATGCCCAACTATTGCCGAGCTGGCACAAGTGGCTATAGAAACGCAGGAAGTACAAGCGGAGCAGGGGATTGTGACAGGAGATGTGCCTCTTACTCCAATTCAGTACTGGTTCTTCGAGCAAGAACATCCACATCCAGAGCATTGGAATCAATCAATGCTTTTAAGAGTAAAAGAGAGATTGGATGTGAAGTTACTAGAGGGAGCAATATTAAATTTAATCAAACATCATGATGCTTTACGTTTCAGGTACGAGCAGTTACCAAACGGAACATGGAGGCAGAGAAATGAAGGGACTGATGAGCTGTCAGTACTCCATGTTGTAAAACGGAACAAAGTTAATGAAAAAGAGTGGAATAAAATAATACAAGAAGAGATGAACATTAATCAAGATAGTTTCAATTTAGTTACTGGTCCGTTAATGAGAGTAGTTTACTTTGAGGATAACTTGACTGGAAATGATCGAATATTCTGGGTGATTCATCATTTAGTAGTAGATGGAGTATCGTGGAGAATTCTATTGGAAGATTTACAGGTGGTATATAACCAGATGAAACAAGGTCAAGGAATTCGCTTACCTGCGAAAAGTACATCTTTTAAAGAATGGTCTGAACGACTCCAGACATACAGTGATTCGGGTATTTCAAAAGAAGTACAGGGTTATTGGAATGAACAAGTAGAAAAAGAAACGATGACAATTCCAATGGACTATCCAATACAAGAAACAACAGAAGAATCGATTGATCAAGTGACGAGGACTTTAGGAATAGAAGAAACACATGCATTGTTACACGAAGTTCCAGTGACTCATAAGACAAGGATTGATGAGGTACTATTAACGGCATTAGGACAAGCTATCGTCGATTTTACAAGTCAGCAAACGGTTTCTATTCATCTAGAAGGACACGGAAGAGAAGAGATGATTGAAGGTATTGATTTATCACGGACAGTGGGCTGGTTTACGAGTATTTATCCCGTTCATCTCAATTTTCAAGGAACTCAAACACCTATAGAAGGGTTAAAGGCTGTCAAAGAACAATTGCGTCGAATTCCGAATCGCGGAGTTGACTATGGTATTTTACGTTACTTGAATAAAGGGTTAATTCCGGTTTATCAGCAAAAGCCTTCAATAAGCTTTAATTATTTGGGCCAATTTGATCAGGTGTTTTCAATGGAATCTTTGTTTATGCAAGAGACAGGGTTTACATTTTTAGATCATGCTCCAGATTCCAAACCATCTCATCTAATTGATGTTATCGGAATGGTGAAAGATGAAAAGTTACATTTTGTTTGGATGTATAGTAGGGAACAGTTTTCTAAATTAAAAATTCAAGTGATAGCAGATGGAATGTTGAGGCATCTTCATCAACTTATAAATAAACCAATAACAGAGTCTGCTTTTACGGTATCAGATTTTGCTGATGCGGAGGATCTTACGGAAGAAAGCTTGAGCAGAGTATTACTTAAATTAACAAAGAAGAGGGTGTAA